TTCAGCCGATGATATAGTGTAAATTGCAAATTAAAGCGAGGGAAACCGGACTTTCATTTGCATGGTGCTGTGGTGTATTCATTCTTTTCCCATGACCCCCCAGGCGTCTGCGGATGCCTGGGGACTCCGAGGGAATATGATGCACAGCAGAATCTTCCTCGTATTGACGTATAGATTCTTCCTAAAGAGACCGTGTCAGATTGATGCGGTCTTTTTATGTTGCCAGAAAGAGGAAAGGAGTAGCACAGAGCATGGGAGAAATGAAGAATGAGAAAAGAATTGAAGTGATCGAGAATTTCCCGGTACAGAAGATTAAAAACGGTTTCGGGAATCCAAGGAAGATCCGGAAGAAAAAAGCGGAGGAGTTGCAGCAGTCATTAGATACTCTGGGGGATTTTGGCTTGATCCTGTTAGATGAAAATGACAATGTGATCGCCGGTAATCAGCGAGTGGAACTGATGAAACGGAATGATCCGGACGCCAAGGTACTTGTAAAGAAATTACACGGCTACACAGAGTCCGAGTTGAGGGCAATTAACATCAAGGACAATACACATGCTGGTGAGTGGGATATGAACCTGTTGTCGGAATGGACAGCGGATCTGACCCTGGATCTTGGTATCGAAGCAAAAGAAAAAGGTCCCAAGAATAAGAATCTGGATGCAATGGAACATCTGCGGTATGAGCAGTACGATTATGTGATGATCGTATGTCGGAATGAGGTGGACTATTTGAATCTGATTCGTGATCTTGGATTGGAAGGAAAGAAGACCATCGTAACGCCTACTCGAAAGATTAAGGCAAGAGCGATCTGGTATGACGATGTAAACGTTAAATTGGAGGCAAAAGAGAAACCAGAAAATAAAGGATGGGGAATAGATGGAGTATAGAGAATTACAGTTTGCACAGCTAAAGAAAATTGCGGAGTCTACGGGTAGAAATCCGGTGTATTTGTTCAATGCAGACCGTTTTATCAGGAACTTCACGGATTTGCAGAATGAGTTCCGGAAAATCTATCCGAACACAAGAATTGCATACAGTTATAAAACCAACTTTATTCCGGAAATCGGGAAGTTGGTTGATAATCTGGGTGGGTATGCCGAGGTAGTATCGTCTATGGAATACGAGATAGCCGGAGAGGCAGTCTTATGTGATAGTGAGCGGATCATTTACAACGGCTTACTTCCGGAGGAGTGCATGTTGGCCAATCTGGAATTGGGAGGAAAGGTCAATGTGGAATCCATGGAGTGCCTGAACTATGTTCTGGAAAACACAAGCGGAGAGGTGAAAACCGGGATCCGTATTGGAGCACCGGACAGCCGTTTCGGATTTCAGGAATCAGAGCTTTTTGACGTTTTGGCCAGAATTGTAGCAGCAAAGAAAAAGGTAGCCGGGATTCATTGCCATGTTGGAGGCAGCCGGAGTCTGGAAACTTGGAAGAAAAAGACACAACGTATGCTGAGAATTGCAAAAGACATCGAGAATATCCTGAGATATCCACTGGAGTATATTGACCTTGGCGGTCACCTGTACGGCAGAATGGACGATGATCTGAGAAAGCAGTTCGGAGAGGATGTCCCAACATTCCAGGACTACGCTGAGACAGTAGCAACCATGGTTCGGGATGCGTACAAGGATAGAGGATCCATGCCGCAGCTGATCTTAGAACCGGGAACGGCTCTGGTGGCTGATACAGTGGATATTCTGGCAACCGTTCAGAATGTGAAGAATCGGAAAGAAAAGAAAGTGGCCACTCTGAACGTTAGCTCGTATGATTGCGGAATGGTTGCAGATTATAAGGATTTGACCGTTGAAAACATTACTGATCCGGATCAAAAAGGCAATGTTCCAACTGTGATATGCGGTTATACATGCATGGAAGAAGATTATATCAGCCGGAACTACCCTGGAGCATTAAAGACAGGAGATAACGTGTTGATCCGGAACTGTGGTGCCTATTCGGCATCCATGAAGGGAGACTTTATTTTCCC
This window of the Mediterraneibacter butyricigenes genome carries:
- a CDS encoding type III PLP-dependent enzyme domain-containing protein, yielding MEYRELQFAQLKKIAESTGRNPVYLFNADRFIRNFTDLQNEFRKIYPNTRIAYSYKTNFIPEIGKLVDNLGGYAEVVSSMEYEIAGEAVLCDSERIIYNGLLPEECMLANLELGGKVNVESMECLNYVLENTSGEVKTGIRIGAPDSRFGFQESELFDVLARIVAAKKKVAGIHCHVGGSRSLETWKKKTQRMLRIAKDIENILRYPLEYIDLGGHLYGRMDDDLRKQFGEDVPTFQDYAETVATMVRDAYKDRGSMPQLILEPGTALVADTVDILATVQNVKNRKEKKVATLNVSSYDCGMVADYKDLTVENITDPDQKGNVPTVICGYTCMEEDYISRNYPGALKTGDNVLIRNCGAYSASMKGDFIFPPIGMLMVNDNYEVLGLMKEHGRSRDAVERCVVGGKRCVI
- a CDS encoding ParB N-terminal domain-containing protein, whose amino-acid sequence is MGEMKNEKRIEVIENFPVQKIKNGFGNPRKIRKKKAEELQQSLDTLGDFGLILLDENDNVIAGNQRVELMKRNDPDAKVLVKKLHGYTESELRAINIKDNTHAGEWDMNLLSEWTADLTLDLGIEAKEKGPKNKNLDAMEHLRYEQYDYVMIVCRNEVDYLNLIRDLGLEGKKTIVTPTRKIKARAIWYDDVNVKLEAKEKPENKGWGIDGV